One Podarcis muralis chromosome 1, rPodMur119.hap1.1, whole genome shotgun sequence genomic window carries:
- the LOC114597067 gene encoding P2Y purinoceptor 1-like, whose product MEQTSSQKPEADFCGSTDTLLDTIQRTLIPGTFLFILVAGLLLNVPIIWILAFRMKRWNRSTVFLCNLVFADIMWILTLPFLIYYHLNQLHWTFGESFCKIIRTAYHLCYYCSIHFVTCLGMDRYLAIVHPLKSLWVLNKQHSLLISSSIWTVTGLVSLPVVYVAGTQACPNNKTICSLYVFSSSTYITLPLSVSCSVAGCLLPFAAICYCYCSSVRKLQDTGLQRFQKREKLTKLMYSALVVFALLYFPYHVSRNTCILLRAVRPSATQSIQHADTLFLVEMAICSLNTCVNPLFCFLAGGDFREEICKLASSFCIIKRWRNRQQVACVYPI is encoded by the coding sequence AAACCAGAAGCAGACTTTTGTGGAAGTACTGACACCCTCTTAGACACCATCCAAAGGACTCTAATCCCTGGAACCTTCCTTTTCATCCTGGTTGCGGGATTGCTGCTCAACGTCCCCATCATTTGGATCCTTGCTTTCCGCATGAAGCGCTGGAACAGGAGCACCGTTTTCCTCTGCAACTTGGTGTTTGCTGATATCATGTGGATCTTAACCCTTCCCTTCCTGATCTACTATCACCTAAACCAGCTGCACTGGACCTTTGGAGAGAGCTTCTGCAAGATTATACGGACTGCCTATCACCTGTGCTATTACTGCAGCATCCATTTTGTCACCTGCCTGGGCATGGACAGGTACTTGGCCATTGTCCACCCTCTGAAGTCCCTGTGGGTATTAAACAAACAACACTCCCTGCTGATTTCTTCTTCCATCTGGACAGTTACAGGACTGGTTAGCCTGCCAGTTGTTTATGTTGCAGGCACCCAGGCATgcccaaacaacaaaacaatttgcTCCCTCTATGTATTTTCCAGCTCTACCTATATAACCCTCCCCCTGTCTGTGAGCTGCTCAGTTGCAGGGTGCTTACTTCCTTTCGCTGCTATTTGTTACTGCTATTGCAGCAGCGTTAGGAAACTCCAAGATACTGGCCTCCAGCGCTTTCAGAAAAGGGAGAAACTCACCAAGCTCATGTATTCAGCCTTGGTCGTTTTTGCTCTTCTCTACTTCCCCTACCACGTCTCACGAAACACTTGCATCTTACTGAGAGCTGTACGGCCTTCTGCAACCCAGTCTATTCAGCATGCCGACACCTTGTTCCTTGTGGAGATGGCTATCTGCAGCCTGAACACCTGCGTCAACCCTCTCTTCTGTTTCCTGGCTGGGGGAGACTTTCGAGAGGAGATCTGCAAATTAGCATCCTCCTTCTGTATCATCAAACGCTGGAGAAATCGACAGCAAGTGGCATGTGTTTATCCCATATAG